Proteins encoded by one window of Chondromyces crocatus:
- a CDS encoding alpha/beta hydrolase family esterase, with protein sequence MRMFPATLLAVALTGAAALSSGCSSDDDATSSAGGGPAGEGGAGGGGAGGAGGAGGTSHVFGGDRPVDVFVPSGYQEDTPAPLVILLHGFTASGGLQELYFQFRPLAEAHGFLYAHPDGTTDPDGSRFWNATDACCNFHGSTVDDSAYLRELVEEIQAHYAVDPKRIYFVGHSNGGFMSYRMACDHADLVAAVVSLAGAMVSMPSQCAATEPVSVLQIHGTDDDTVKYEGDTFAGIAYPSALASVEHWAELGGCDASPTSGEPLDLEADIGGAETTTQTFGGCASGVNAALWSIQGGSHLPSFTSAFGTGVFDFLLSHPKP encoded by the coding sequence ATGCGCATGTTCCCCGCCACGTTGCTCGCGGTCGCACTCACGGGTGCGGCGGCTCTCAGCTCGGGATGCTCCTCCGACGACGATGCCACCAGCTCGGCAGGGGGTGGCCCCGCAGGGGAAGGTGGTGCGGGAGGGGGTGGCGCGGGCGGCGCTGGCGGCGCTGGCGGGACGTCGCACGTGTTCGGCGGTGACCGGCCCGTCGATGTCTTCGTGCCCTCGGGATACCAGGAGGACACGCCCGCGCCCCTCGTGATCCTCCTGCACGGGTTCACGGCATCGGGAGGGCTCCAGGAGCTGTACTTCCAGTTTCGGCCACTCGCCGAGGCGCACGGGTTCCTGTACGCGCACCCCGACGGGACGACCGATCCAGACGGCAGCCGCTTCTGGAACGCGACGGACGCCTGCTGCAACTTCCACGGCAGCACCGTCGACGACTCCGCGTACCTCCGGGAGCTCGTCGAGGAGATCCAGGCGCACTACGCGGTGGATCCGAAGCGGATCTACTTCGTCGGCCACTCCAACGGCGGCTTCATGTCCTACCGCATGGCGTGCGACCACGCCGATCTCGTCGCCGCCGTCGTCAGCCTCGCCGGGGCGATGGTGTCCATGCCGTCGCAGTGCGCGGCCACCGAGCCCGTCTCGGTGCTGCAGATCCACGGAACGGACGACGATACCGTCAAGTACGAGGGGGACACCTTCGCGGGGATCGCGTACCCGAGCGCGCTCGCCTCGGTGGAGCACTGGGCCGAGCTGGGGGGCTGCGACGCATCACCGACGTCGGGAGAGCCGCTGGATCTGGAGGCAGACATCGGCGGTGCCGAGACGACCACGCAGACCTTCGGCGGCTGTGCCTCCGGGGTGAACGCTGCACTGTGGAGCATCCAGGGCGGCAGCCATCTCCCCTCGTTCACGTCCGCCTTCGGCACCGGGGTGTTCGACTTCCTGCTCTCGCACCCCAAGCCGTGA